A window of the Parcubacteria group bacterium CG10_big_fil_rev_8_21_14_0_10_36_14 genome harbors these coding sequences:
- a CDS encoding helicase, translating into MNEIVLDIETQNTFQETGRRDCKLLKLSLLVTYHYNTDEYRVYFEKDLPSLWNELLSADRIIGYNLNGFDYPVLNNYAPYDLLKLPTLDMMDEVQKSLGFRIKLDSIAQGSLGIGKSGNGLDAVRFWKEQKLEKLEKYCRQDVRVTKKIYEYGKQNGILRFDDYLTGEKREINIDFNLQEKKKNIGNLTLGL; encoded by the coding sequence ATGAATGAGATTGTTTTAGACATAGAAACACAAAACACATTTCAAGAAACAGGCAGGCGCGATTGCAAACTATTAAAGCTCTCTCTTTTGGTTACATATCATTATAATACCGATGAATACAGAGTTTATTTTGAAAAAGATTTACCATCGCTCTGGAACGAACTTTTGTCTGCCGACCGTATCATTGGTTATAATTTGAACGGCTTTGACTATCCTGTTCTAAATAATTATGCGCCATATGACTTATTAAAACTTCCGACACTTGATATGATGGATGAAGTTCAAAAGTCTCTTGGCTTTCGTATTAAGTTGGATAGTATTGCTCAAGGTTCTTTGGGAATCGGAAAATCAGGCAATGGTTTGGATGCGGTTCGTTTCTGGAAAGAACAAAAACTGGAAAAGTTGGAAAAGTATTGTCGTCAGGATGTAAGAGTAACAAAAAAGATATATGAATATGGAAAACAAAATGGCATATTGCGTTTTGATGATTATTTAACTGGTGAAAAAAGAGAAATAAATATTGATTTTAACCTGCAAGAAAAGAAAAAAAATATAGGCAATCTGACATTGGGGCTTTAA